Proteins from a genomic interval of Amycolatopsis sp. cg13:
- a CDS encoding nitrilase-related carbon-nitrogen hydrolase produces the protein MASERNARWQVPVALLSSAALFYFGTGLDPIAALTWLAPFPVLLLATRASGWTAVSTAFGAFLLGTANMWAYQTHSGDEPLWPFGAAIDVGMSLVFTFAVWLFWALVRRSRTLLASLAAPAAWTALLYLIATLNPMGMMGSLANDQGDTPLVLQTASWAGMWGVEFLVLLPAFAVAAMCAPGASRVRIGVVAAVIVALSLGGGALRLSGTGGSTVRMAAITQNAGYHWGPSLGTAQGRALVNDYLQQISAMPDGVKLIVLPEAAFSAEEEWPAALVEPMRRAAKTRGAAIVVGFEYYDRPGKHNYDYALAFPADGSSPARYLKHHDLVSPPGRDLVFVPGAEVPTGLVICGDTTFTSPSRDYAAAGSRILAIPAELAVPPGNNDEGGWQHTRNALLRGVESGQSIALSDANGSLMLSDGYGRVLGEARTGGPAPFTTVVADVPAGPGQTFHTRFGDWFAWLAVAITVAGLVFARLRATTRPS, from the coding sequence ATGGCCTCAGAACGTAATGCCCGCTGGCAAGTCCCGGTCGCGCTGCTTTCTTCAGCCGCGCTCTTCTACTTCGGCACCGGACTGGACCCGATCGCCGCGCTGACTTGGCTCGCGCCGTTTCCCGTGCTGCTGCTGGCAACCCGCGCCAGCGGCTGGACCGCGGTGAGCACCGCGTTCGGCGCGTTCCTGCTCGGCACCGCGAATATGTGGGCCTACCAAACACATTCCGGCGACGAACCGTTGTGGCCGTTCGGCGCCGCCATCGACGTCGGGATGTCGCTGGTGTTCACCTTCGCGGTGTGGCTGTTCTGGGCTTTGGTACGCCGAAGCCGGACGCTGCTGGCCAGCCTCGCCGCACCGGCGGCGTGGACCGCGCTCTTGTACCTGATCGCCACGCTGAACCCGATGGGGATGATGGGTTCCCTCGCCAATGACCAGGGCGACACGCCGCTCGTGCTTCAAACCGCTTCGTGGGCCGGGATGTGGGGCGTCGAGTTCCTGGTGCTGCTGCCCGCTTTCGCGGTCGCCGCGATGTGCGCGCCCGGAGCGTCGCGGGTGCGCATTGGCGTTGTCGCCGCGGTCATTGTGGCTTTGTCCCTTGGCGGCGGAGCTTTACGGCTTTCCGGCACAGGCGGCTCGACGGTGCGGATGGCCGCTATCACGCAGAATGCTGGCTACCACTGGGGTCCCTCGCTCGGCACCGCTCAAGGCCGGGCCCTGGTCAACGACTACCTCCAGCAGATCTCCGCCATGCCGGACGGCGTGAAGCTCATCGTGTTGCCCGAAGCCGCTTTCAGTGCCGAGGAGGAATGGCCAGCCGCGTTGGTAGAGCCGATGCGGCGCGCGGCCAAGACCCGGGGCGCGGCGATCGTGGTCGGCTTCGAGTACTACGACCGGCCAGGCAAGCACAACTACGACTACGCGCTGGCCTTCCCCGCCGACGGCTCGTCACCCGCTCGGTACCTGAAGCACCACGACCTGGTGAGCCCGCCGGGACGCGATCTGGTGTTCGTTCCGGGCGCCGAGGTCCCGACCGGACTGGTGATCTGCGGCGACACGACGTTCACCTCCCCCAGCCGCGACTACGCCGCCGCCGGTTCGCGGATCCTCGCGATCCCGGCGGAACTGGCCGTCCCGCCGGGCAACAACGACGAGGGCGGCTGGCAGCACACCCGCAACGCGCTGCTCCGGGGTGTCGAAAGTGGACAGTCGATCGCGCTCTCCGACGCGAACGGCAGCCTGATGCTGTCCGACGGCTACGGCCGCGTCCTCGGCGAGGCCCGCACCGGCGGACCAGCCCCGTTCACGACCGTCGTCGCCGACGTTCCAGCGGGTCCCGGCCAGACGTTCCACACGCGCTTCGGCGATTGGTTCGCTTGGCTCGCGGTCGCGATTACCGTTGCTGGCTTGGTTTTCGCTCGCCTCCGCGCGACTACGCGACCATCCTGA
- a CDS encoding glutamine synthetase family protein, whose product MAARRGMLTLEDLRERVTAGTIDTVLVALTDMQGRLQGKRCSAEYFLEEVAGHATEACNYLLAVDVDMNTVDGYDISSWQSGYGDFVLRPDFATLREIPWQEGTALVLADVERVQGGPVSVSPRQVLRRQLDRLAEHDLKAYVGTELEFIVFDDSYESAWDKRYQDLKPSNQYNVDYSMLGTARIEPLLRRIRNGMAGAGLYPESAKGECNPGQHEIAFRYAEALATCDNHGIYKNGAKEIAAQEGKSLTFMAKYNEREGNSCHIHLSLRSKSGEAVLPGDGDHGFSKLMQHFLAGQLEALRELTYFFAPNINSYKRYVPGSFAPTAIAWGTDNRTCALRVVGHGDGLRVENRVPGGDVNPYLAVAAMIAAGLHGIENELPLEPEFVGNAYASDKPTVPVTLAEAAEVLEGSRIARDAFGADVVDHYLNAARIEREAYERAVTDWERIRGFERL is encoded by the coding sequence ATGGCGGCCAGGCGAGGAATGCTCACGCTCGAAGATCTCCGCGAACGGGTGACGGCGGGCACGATCGACACGGTGCTCGTCGCGCTCACCGACATGCAGGGGCGGCTCCAGGGCAAGCGCTGTTCGGCGGAGTACTTCCTCGAAGAGGTGGCCGGCCACGCGACCGAGGCGTGCAACTACCTGCTCGCGGTGGACGTCGACATGAACACCGTCGACGGCTACGACATCTCGTCCTGGCAGAGCGGTTACGGCGACTTCGTGCTCCGGCCGGATTTCGCGACGCTGCGGGAGATTCCGTGGCAGGAGGGCACCGCGCTGGTGCTCGCGGACGTCGAGCGCGTGCAGGGCGGCCCGGTTTCCGTATCGCCGCGCCAGGTGCTGCGCCGCCAGCTCGACCGGCTCGCTGAGCACGATCTGAAGGCGTACGTGGGCACCGAACTCGAGTTCATCGTGTTCGACGACTCCTACGAATCCGCGTGGGACAAGCGGTATCAGGACCTCAAGCCGTCCAATCAGTACAACGTCGACTACTCCATGCTCGGCACCGCGCGCATCGAGCCGCTGCTGCGCCGGATCCGCAACGGGATGGCGGGCGCGGGCCTGTATCCGGAGTCGGCGAAGGGCGAGTGCAACCCCGGCCAGCACGAGATCGCCTTCCGGTACGCCGAAGCGCTCGCGACGTGCGACAACCACGGCATCTACAAGAACGGTGCGAAGGAGATCGCCGCGCAAGAGGGCAAGAGCCTCACCTTCATGGCGAAGTACAACGAACGCGAAGGCAACTCCTGCCACATCCACCTGAGCCTTCGCAGCAAGTCCGGCGAAGCGGTGCTTCCCGGCGACGGCGACCACGGCTTCTCGAAACTGATGCAGCACTTCCTCGCCGGACAGTTGGAGGCGTTGCGCGAGCTGACGTACTTCTTCGCCCCGAACATCAACTCGTACAAGCGTTACGTCCCTGGCAGCTTCGCGCCGACAGCGATCGCGTGGGGCACGGACAACCGTACGTGCGCGTTGCGCGTAGTCGGGCACGGTGACGGGTTGCGCGTCGAGAACCGCGTACCCGGCGGAGACGTCAACCCGTACCTCGCAGTCGCCGCGATGATCGCTGCTGGGCTGCACGGCATCGAGAACGAGCTGCCGCTGGAGCCTGAGTTCGTAGGGAACGCGTACGCGTCCGACAAGCCCACTGTGCCCGTCACGCTCGCCGAAGCCGCTGAAGTCCTCGAAGGCAGCCGTATCGCGCGAGATGCCTTCGGTGCCGATGTAGTCGACCATTACCTCAACGCCGCGCGGATCGAGCGCGAAGCGTACGAGCGAGCTGTGACCGATTGGGAGCGCATCCGTGGTTTCGAACGACTCTGA
- a CDS encoding DUF177 domain-containing protein: MSENPAQNPRPAQLDDRSPWVVDTRELGRRAGLSRELRRSAPVPTALGVPGVLEIREGEPVELDLMLESVVEGVLVTGAATAVATGECSRCLDPVTEHIEVDLTELFAYPGSATEETTDEDEIPRLVDDRIDLEPTVRDAVVLALPLAPLCREDCPGLCIECGVKWADLEPGHGHEKIDPRWAALVERFDENAGE; this comes from the coding sequence ATGTCCGAAAACCCTGCCCAGAACCCCCGCCCCGCGCAGCTCGACGACCGCAGCCCGTGGGTGGTCGACACCCGTGAGCTCGGCCGCCGCGCGGGACTCAGCCGGGAGCTGCGCCGCAGCGCGCCCGTGCCGACCGCGCTCGGCGTCCCCGGCGTGCTCGAAATCCGCGAAGGCGAGCCCGTCGAGCTCGACCTGATGCTCGAATCCGTCGTCGAGGGCGTCCTCGTCACCGGCGCCGCGACCGCGGTCGCCACCGGCGAGTGCTCGCGCTGCCTCGACCCGGTCACCGAGCACATCGAGGTCGACCTCACCGAGCTGTTCGCCTACCCGGGCTCGGCCACCGAGGAGACCACCGACGAGGACGAGATCCCTCGCCTCGTCGACGACCGGATCGACCTCGAGCCGACCGTCCGCGACGCCGTGGTGCTGGCGCTTCCGCTCGCCCCGCTGTGCCGCGAGGACTGCCCCGGTCTGTGCATCGAATGCGGCGTCAAGTGGGCCGATCTCGAGCCCGGACACGGGCATGAGAAGATAGATCCTCGGTGGGCCGCGCTGGTCGAGCGATTCGACGAGAACGCGGGCGAATAG
- the rnc gene encoding ribonuclease III — protein sequence MGGKPVGGPAADPASLLEALGVVLDPELLRLSLTHRSYAYEHGGLPPNERLEFLGDAVLGLVVTDHLYTTHPDLPEGQLAKLRASVVNMHALAGVARGLGEGGLGAHLLLGKGEELTGGRDKASILADGLEAVIGATYLAHGIEVARKLVHHLFDGLLAEAPLRGAGLDWKTSLQELTASGGLGVPEYRVEDSGPDHRKEFTATVLVAGRALGEGNGTTKKEAEQKAAETAWRALSEELGTGDDAS from the coding sequence ATGGGGGGTAAGCCCGTCGGAGGACCCGCGGCCGATCCCGCATCGTTGCTCGAGGCGCTCGGGGTCGTTCTCGACCCCGAGCTGCTCCGTCTTTCGCTCACGCACCGCTCGTACGCGTACGAGCACGGCGGCCTGCCACCGAACGAGCGACTGGAGTTCCTCGGAGACGCGGTGCTCGGCCTCGTCGTCACCGACCACCTCTACACCACCCACCCCGACCTGCCCGAGGGCCAGCTCGCGAAGCTGCGCGCCAGCGTCGTCAACATGCACGCGCTGGCGGGCGTCGCACGCGGGCTCGGCGAGGGCGGGCTCGGGGCGCATCTGCTGCTGGGCAAGGGCGAAGAGCTCACCGGCGGCCGGGACAAGGCGAGCATCCTCGCCGACGGTCTCGAAGCCGTCATCGGCGCCACGTACCTCGCGCACGGCATCGAGGTCGCGCGCAAGCTGGTGCACCACCTCTTCGACGGGTTGCTGGCCGAGGCTCCGCTGCGCGGGGCTGGCCTCGACTGGAAGACCAGCCTGCAGGAGCTGACCGCCTCCGGGGGACTCGGCGTGCCCGAGTACCGCGTCGAGGACAGCGGTCCCGACCACCGCAAGGAATTCACCGCCACCGTGCTGGTGGCGGGCCGCGCGCTGGGCGAAGGCAACGGCACCACGAAGAAGGAAGCCGAGCAGAAGGCCGCGGAGACCGCCTGGCGGGCGCTGTCGGAGGAACTCGGCACCGGCGACGACGCGAGCTGA
- the mutM gene encoding bifunctional DNA-formamidopyrimidine glycosylase/DNA-(apurinic or apyrimidinic site) lyase has protein sequence MPELPEVETVRAGLEAHVAGRTVRAVEVLHERAIRRHAQGAADFTGRLAGVTIEAARRRGKYLWLELSDGEAVLAHLGMSGQMLVQPEGSADEKHLRVRVRFADGGPELRFVDQRTFGGLALDELVEVDGDSLPGTIAHIARDPMDPKFDPEAAVRALRSRRTEVKRALLDQTLVSGVGNIYADEALWRSKLHWSRPTEKLTAAQGRTLVSAASDVMSAALLAGGTSFDALYVNVNGESGYFERSLDAYGQEGMPCRRCGSPIRREPFMNRSSFSCPRCQRRARVA, from the coding sequence ATGCCCGAACTACCCGAGGTCGAGACCGTCCGCGCCGGTCTCGAAGCGCACGTCGCCGGCCGTACCGTCCGGGCCGTCGAAGTGCTGCACGAACGCGCCATCCGGCGGCACGCCCAGGGAGCCGCCGACTTCACCGGACGGCTCGCCGGAGTCACGATCGAGGCGGCCCGGCGGCGCGGCAAATACCTGTGGCTGGAACTGTCCGACGGCGAAGCGGTGCTGGCGCATCTCGGCATGAGCGGCCAGATGCTGGTGCAGCCCGAGGGCTCGGCGGACGAGAAACACCTGCGCGTCCGGGTCCGCTTCGCCGACGGCGGGCCGGAACTGCGGTTCGTCGACCAGCGCACGTTCGGCGGCCTGGCGCTGGACGAACTGGTCGAGGTCGACGGCGACAGCCTGCCCGGCACCATCGCGCACATCGCCCGGGACCCGATGGACCCGAAGTTCGACCCGGAGGCCGCCGTGCGCGCGCTGCGTTCGCGGCGGACCGAGGTGAAACGCGCGCTGCTCGACCAGACGCTGGTGTCCGGGGTGGGCAACATTTACGCCGACGAGGCGTTGTGGCGCTCCAAACTGCATTGGTCGCGGCCGACCGAGAAACTCACTGCCGCACAGGGGCGAACGCTGGTGTCCGCGGCGAGCGACGTGATGTCGGCGGCGCTGCTCGCGGGAGGTACGTCGTTCGACGCGCTTTATGTGAACGTGAACGGGGAATCGGGGTATTTCGAGCGCTCGCTCGACGCGTACGGCCAGGAAGGAATGCCGTGCCGCCGCTGCGGTTCGCCGATCCGGCGGGAGCCGTTCATGAACCGGTCGTCGTTTTCATGTCCGCGGTGTCAGCGGCGGGCTCGGGTGGCTTAG
- a CDS encoding general stress protein yields the protein MTEAFTQTTFSQQQARPQLPTLPTGWPIGSYESYEQAQQAVDHLAHADFPVTDVTIVGVQPMLVERIAGKMSWSRMLSSAAMSGAVFGLFLGLVLSMLNPAAGLLSIVLGLAAGVVFNVAFGALGYAANRNKRGFISQSQLVAQRYDVLSQPRNAEKGRQLLADLAARSAFNH from the coding sequence ATGACTGAAGCATTCACGCAGACCACGTTCAGCCAGCAGCAGGCGCGGCCGCAGCTCCCGACGCTGCCCACCGGGTGGCCGATCGGGTCGTACGAGTCCTACGAGCAGGCCCAGCAGGCCGTCGACCACCTCGCGCACGCTGATTTCCCGGTCACCGACGTCACGATCGTCGGGGTCCAGCCGATGCTCGTCGAGCGCATCGCGGGCAAGATGAGCTGGAGCCGGATGCTCAGCAGCGCGGCCATGTCCGGCGCGGTGTTCGGCCTGTTCCTGGGCCTGGTGCTGAGCATGCTCAACCCGGCCGCCGGGCTGCTGTCGATCGTGCTCGGCCTCGCCGCGGGTGTCGTGTTCAACGTGGCCTTCGGCGCGCTGGGCTACGCGGCGAACCGCAACAAGCGCGGGTTCATCTCGCAGAGCCAGCTGGTCGCGCAGCGCTACGACGTGCTGTCGCAGCCGCGCAACGCCGAGAAGGGCCGCCAGCTGCTGGCGGACCTGGCGGCGCGCTCGGCGTTCAACCACTGA
- a CDS encoding ribonuclease domain-containing protein, with the protein MTNNRSRIVGVLFALLVGFLGFGTAAEAVPLSPAAPASVQPKQNSCGDLSGFTHVKLSALPAQATDTYKLIQTNGPFPYPKNDGVVFTNREGILPSCASSYYHEYTVPTPGSSNRGTRRIVTGQGGEYFYTGDHYATFQVIDIDGGSTPTKCGDLSKLSPVGYSTLSDEAKKVVDGVRAGTLSDGTTYENREGVLPACDAGYYTLYDVGSEDRVISGDGGELVYTPDHYATFQKIDLNG; encoded by the coding sequence ATGACCAACAACCGCAGCCGCATAGTCGGTGTCCTTTTCGCACTGCTGGTCGGTTTCCTGGGGTTCGGCACGGCCGCGGAGGCCGTCCCGCTGTCCCCGGCGGCGCCGGCGTCCGTGCAGCCGAAGCAGAACTCCTGTGGGGATCTGTCCGGGTTCACGCACGTCAAGCTGTCGGCGCTGCCCGCGCAGGCGACTGACACCTACAAGCTCATCCAGACGAACGGCCCGTTCCCGTACCCGAAGAACGACGGTGTCGTGTTCACCAACCGCGAGGGGATCCTGCCCTCCTGCGCGTCGAGCTACTACCACGAGTACACCGTGCCCACGCCCGGTTCGAGCAACCGCGGCACCCGCCGGATCGTGACCGGCCAGGGCGGCGAGTACTTCTACACCGGCGACCACTACGCCACGTTCCAGGTCATCGACATCGACGGCGGCAGCACCCCGACGAAGTGCGGTGACCTGTCGAAGCTGAGCCCGGTCGGCTACTCGACGCTTTCCGACGAGGCCAAGAAGGTCGTCGACGGCGTGCGCGCCGGCACCCTCAGCGACGGCACGACCTACGAGAACCGCGAGGGCGTCCTGCCCGCGTGCGACGCCGGCTACTACACGCTGTACGACGTCGGCTCGGAGGACCGCGTGATCTCCGGCGACGGCGGCGAACTCGTCTACACGCCGGACCACTACGCCACCTTCCAGAAGATCGATCTCAACGGCTGA
- a CDS encoding TetR/AcrR family transcriptional regulator, whose translation MVEIPTAERLATAAREIIAAEGAAAVSMRRVAEAAGVTAMAIYRHYENREVLLRAVADATGRELGAAWKDPEPDGEWFDRFDTLLDRFLDFALGQPHLYRFLMTESWARARVYPDSFREPGSPPFTALVRLIEEGIRDGVLRDDDPLEAALTVSTQTQGMVLHYLAGRMGAAEPEFRALCRRTSRRIFDGLRT comes from the coding sequence ATGGTCGAGATCCCGACAGCCGAACGGCTCGCGACGGCAGCGCGCGAGATCATCGCCGCCGAGGGCGCGGCGGCGGTCAGCATGCGCCGGGTCGCCGAAGCCGCCGGAGTCACCGCGATGGCGATCTACCGGCATTACGAAAACCGCGAGGTCTTGCTGCGCGCGGTCGCCGACGCCACCGGCCGGGAATTGGGCGCGGCATGGAAAGACCCGGAGCCGGACGGCGAATGGTTCGACCGCTTCGACACGCTGCTGGACCGGTTCCTGGATTTCGCCCTCGGCCAGCCGCATCTGTACCGCTTCTTGATGACCGAAAGCTGGGCGCGGGCCCGGGTATATCCCGACAGTTTCCGCGAACCCGGTTCGCCGCCGTTCACCGCGCTGGTCCGGCTGATCGAAGAAGGCATCCGCGACGGCGTGCTGCGCGACGACGATCCGCTGGAAGCCGCGCTGACCGTCAGCACGCAAACGCAAGGCATGGTGCTGCACTACCTCGCCGGCCGGATGGGGGCGGCGGAACCCGAGTTCCGCGCGCTGTGCCGACGTACTTCCCGGAGGATTTTCGATGGCCTCAGAACGTAA
- a CDS encoding TetR/AcrR family transcriptional regulator — translation MTADKPLRADARRNRDVLIAKAREIFDAGEFFDLRFDDFASLAGVGTGTLYRHFPTREALAEAVYHGEVAALCDRARELRATLPAAEALATFLRGMVDHIDAHEGLARTLATLMAERSGDLAEGSQALEQAVADLVAAAVRDGSIRDDVDSGAVMMVLHGIGAAHDRPHWRAEADDVITLLLDGLRRPQ, via the coding sequence ATGACCGCCGACAAGCCGCTGCGGGCCGACGCCCGGCGCAACCGCGACGTCCTCATCGCCAAGGCACGAGAGATCTTCGACGCCGGCGAGTTCTTCGACCTGCGCTTCGACGACTTCGCGAGCCTGGCCGGGGTGGGCACCGGCACGCTCTACCGGCATTTCCCCACCCGGGAGGCGCTCGCCGAGGCGGTCTACCACGGGGAAGTCGCCGCGCTGTGCGACCGCGCGCGCGAACTGCGGGCCACGCTGCCCGCGGCGGAGGCTTTGGCGACTTTCCTGCGCGGGATGGTCGACCACATCGACGCTCACGAGGGGTTGGCCCGGACGCTGGCCACGCTCATGGCCGAACGGTCAGGCGATCTCGCCGAGGGCAGTCAGGCGCTGGAGCAGGCTGTCGCCGACTTGGTGGCCGCCGCGGTGCGGGACGGCAGCATTCGCGACGACGTGGATTCCGGTGCCGTGATGATGGTGCTGCACGGCATCGGCGCGGCCCACGACCGTCCACATTGGCGTGCCGAGGCTGACGACGTCATCACCCTCTTGCTGGACGGGCTGCGCCGTCCGCAGTGA
- the rpmF gene encoding 50S ribosomal protein L32 produces MAVPKRKMSRSNTRSRRSQWKAAPVQLVPCSNRACRQPKIQHVACPACGQHNGRQVVEPA; encoded by the coding sequence GTGGCCGTCCCGAAGCGGAAGATGTCGCGATCCAACACGCGCTCCCGCCGCAGCCAGTGGAAGGCGGCTCCGGTTCAGCTGGTGCCCTGCTCCAACCGCGCCTGCCGCCAGCCGAAAATCCAGCACGTCGCTTGCCCGGCTTGCGGCCAGCACAACGGCCGCCAGGTCGTCGAGCCCGCCTGA
- a CDS encoding ketopantoate reductase family protein, with the protein MKILMFGRGVIATVYGWALQRAGHAVEFYVRPGRAATYGNTVEFDLFDMRHRPLGQRVIEKWPVRLREELEPDHDFDLIVLSVGHHRLAEATDFLAPRVGRATVLVFGNLWTEPLDAIGALPVDQVAWGFPQGGGGFGADGVLRGFLLRSVVFGTLGQPPTDRELAVRKAFREAGLRIKERPDFRGWLWVHFVSDAGLFSQGLRLGSLSDLAGSTRDMREGLLAGRELLPLLEARGIDLRRHRGGLLLFRAPTWLTAPVLAWLTAHVGPVRASFAAHNNPDAEEPREVCRDTLAEARRSGISVPRLEAAEPLFAREETA; encoded by the coding sequence GTGAAGATCCTGATGTTCGGCCGAGGCGTGATCGCCACTGTCTACGGCTGGGCCCTGCAACGCGCGGGACACGCGGTCGAGTTCTACGTCCGGCCGGGCCGCGCGGCAACGTACGGGAACACCGTCGAGTTCGACCTGTTCGATATGCGGCACCGGCCGCTGGGGCAGCGCGTCATCGAGAAGTGGCCCGTGCGCCTCCGGGAGGAGCTGGAACCGGACCACGACTTCGACCTGATCGTGCTCAGCGTGGGGCACCACCGCCTCGCGGAGGCGACGGATTTCCTGGCTCCGCGCGTCGGCCGGGCCACGGTGCTGGTCTTCGGCAACCTCTGGACCGAGCCGCTGGACGCGATCGGCGCACTCCCCGTCGACCAGGTCGCCTGGGGCTTCCCCCAAGGCGGCGGAGGTTTCGGCGCGGACGGCGTGCTCCGCGGATTCCTGCTGCGGTCGGTCGTCTTCGGCACTCTCGGCCAGCCCCCGACCGACCGGGAATTGGCCGTGCGCAAGGCTTTCCGCGAGGCCGGGCTCCGAATCAAGGAGCGTCCGGACTTCCGCGGCTGGCTGTGGGTCCATTTCGTGTCGGATGCGGGCCTGTTCTCCCAGGGCCTGCGGCTGGGTTCCCTGTCCGACCTGGCCGGATCGACGCGCGACATGCGCGAGGGCCTGCTGGCCGGGCGCGAACTTCTGCCGCTCCTCGAAGCGCGCGGTATCGACCTGCGACGGCACCGCGGCGGTCTGCTGCTGTTCCGAGCGCCCACCTGGCTGACGGCCCCCGTGCTCGCCTGGCTGACCGCCCACGTCGGGCCGGTGCGCGCGAGTTTCGCAGCACACAACAACCCTGACGCGGAGGAGCCGCGCGAGGTCTGCCGGGACACGCTGGCCGAAGCACGCCGGTCAGGCATCTCGGTCCCGCGGCTGGAAGCGGCGGAACCGCTCTTCGCCCGCGAGGAGACAGCTTGA
- a CDS encoding PadR family transcriptional regulator has product MEISQLLKGVLDLAVLAVLRDDDGYGYDVLRRLRAAGLEEVGDASVYGTLRRLYKAGLLTSYVVPSEEGPHRKYYSLNDRGRARLAESARTWRSFASIMDSLVKERA; this is encoded by the coding sequence GTGGAGATCAGTCAGCTGCTCAAGGGAGTGCTGGACCTGGCGGTCCTCGCGGTGCTGCGCGACGACGACGGGTACGGATACGACGTGCTGCGAAGGCTGCGCGCCGCCGGCCTGGAGGAGGTCGGGGACGCGTCGGTGTACGGCACGCTGCGGCGGCTGTACAAGGCGGGATTGCTGACGTCGTACGTGGTTCCGAGCGAAGAGGGCCCGCACCGCAAGTACTACAGCTTGAACGACCGGGGCAGGGCGCGGCTCGCCGAGTCGGCGCGCACGTGGCGCAGCTTCGCGTCCATTATGGACAGTTTGGTGAAAGAGCGGGCCTGA
- a CDS encoding gamma-glutamyl-gamma-aminobutyrate hydrolase family protein produces the protein MVSNDSDPPVIGLSTYSERAKFLAWDTEATLLHRVYADCVVKAGGIPVLLPPVSTNYDTLVGRIDGLVLTGGADVEPSRYGQEPHEKTYIRPERDAFEFGLFAAARAAGKPVLGVCRGLQVLSVALGGTLSQHLPETLGDATHQPAPATFGTSTVSLVDGTRAAAILGQETKVQCYHHQAIDRLGSGLIASGHAADGTVEAAEVPGEFVLGVQWHPEQDSDDVRLFAALVNAAREGK, from the coding sequence GTGGTTTCGAACGACTCTGACCCACCTGTCATCGGGCTCAGCACCTACTCGGAACGTGCGAAGTTCCTGGCCTGGGACACCGAGGCGACACTGCTGCACCGGGTGTACGCGGACTGCGTGGTCAAGGCGGGCGGGATTCCGGTGCTGCTGCCGCCAGTGAGCACGAACTACGACACGCTCGTCGGACGCATCGACGGCCTCGTCCTTACCGGTGGCGCGGACGTCGAACCCAGCCGTTACGGCCAGGAACCGCACGAGAAGACGTACATCCGCCCGGAGCGCGACGCGTTCGAGTTCGGCCTGTTCGCGGCGGCGCGCGCGGCCGGGAAGCCGGTGCTCGGGGTGTGTCGCGGGCTGCAGGTGCTGAGCGTCGCGCTCGGCGGCACGCTCTCGCAGCATCTGCCGGAAACCCTCGGCGACGCAACGCATCAGCCAGCCCCGGCGACGTTCGGCACCAGCACGGTCAGCCTGGTCGACGGCACGCGGGCGGCCGCGATTCTGGGCCAGGAAACGAAAGTCCAGTGTTACCACCATCAGGCGATTGACCGGCTCGGCTCCGGGCTGATCGCGTCCGGCCACGCGGCGGACGGGACGGTCGAGGCCGCGGAGGTGCCGGGAGAGTTCGTGCTCGGCGTGCAGTGGCATCCGGAGCAGGACAGCGACGACGTCCGGCTGTTCGCCGCGCTGGTGAACGCTGCGAGGGAGGGGAAATGA
- a CDS encoding DivIVA domain-containing protein: protein MYRVFEALDELVTIVEEARGVPMTSSCVVPRGDVLELLDDVRDALPGEVDDAQDVLDKRDDLLLAARKEAGETVAGANEEAERTVSDATSEAERILADARARAEQMLGDAHNEAERMVAGGQAEYQNLTERSRAESERMIQAGRDAYDRAIEDARAEQARLVSQTEVVQAAHAESARIVDEAHAEADRQRADCDAYVDGKLAEFSELLATTLRTVDSGRNHLRSPSTGHGNGRSTLYDYQV from the coding sequence GTGTACCGGGTTTTCGAGGCACTCGACGAGCTCGTCACGATCGTCGAAGAGGCGCGTGGGGTTCCCATGACGTCCAGCTGCGTGGTGCCCCGCGGCGACGTCCTCGAGCTGCTCGACGACGTCCGCGACGCGCTTCCCGGCGAAGTGGACGACGCGCAGGACGTGCTCGACAAACGCGACGACCTGCTGCTGGCCGCGCGCAAGGAGGCGGGGGAGACCGTCGCCGGCGCGAACGAGGAAGCCGAGCGGACGGTGTCGGACGCCACGTCCGAGGCAGAGCGCATCCTCGCCGACGCGCGCGCCCGCGCGGAGCAGATGCTGGGCGACGCGCACAACGAGGCCGAGCGCATGGTCGCGGGCGGGCAGGCCGAGTACCAGAACCTCACCGAACGGTCCCGCGCCGAGTCCGAGCGGATGATCCAGGCCGGCCGCGACGCCTACGACCGCGCGATCGAGGACGCCCGCGCCGAACAGGCCCGGCTCGTCTCGCAGACCGAGGTCGTGCAGGCCGCGCACGCCGAATCCGCGCGCATCGTCGACGAGGCGCACGCCGAAGCCGACCGCCAGCGCGCCGACTGCGACGCGTACGTGGACGGCAAGCTGGCCGAGTTCTCCGAACTGCTGGCCACCACGCTGCGCACCGTCGATTCGGGCCGCAACCACCTGCGTTCGCCTTCGACCGGCCACGGCAACGGCCGCTCGACGCTGTACGACTACCAGGTCTGA